One window of Methanobacterium alkalithermotolerans genomic DNA carries:
- a CDS encoding phosphate signaling complex PhoU family protein, with product MTKKSKNSTLKEVLDIILYENPSTQDEIAEKLGITRRYVTKLLQPMVKKGIVRRAYILDLKKYDDFSEMFEEEKTSREHAGSYLIKDLLKNMSEHVCKQLKTSFEALLTHKKDQANDALKMDFITNNMLEKVRSSVDTAIAINPYSEFSKTVVFGEIAYDLERIGDHSGIIANFTMQESYEVDTEMMDYLKEMYKTSKKMVSWSMDAFLNEKLDLKEEVMSCEDKLHQLQKKALNCIATQMAETPFEDKDRSTYYLSLSRVVKAFERIGDISIEIIDTAGEFYHNIPRTTTPERFRRREQKIEKARREE from the coding sequence ATGACTAAAAAAAGCAAAAATAGTACTCTTAAAGAGGTATTGGACATAATTCTTTATGAAAATCCATCCACTCAAGATGAAATTGCAGAAAAGCTGGGCATTACCCGAAGATATGTGACTAAACTCCTGCAGCCCATGGTAAAAAAGGGAATAGTTCGCAGGGCATATATACTTGATCTTAAAAAATATGATGATTTTTCAGAAATGTTTGAGGAGGAAAAAACCTCCCGGGAACACGCCGGAAGCTATCTGATAAAAGATCTGCTTAAAAATATGTCAGAACACGTATGCAAACAATTAAAAACATCTTTTGAAGCATTACTCACCCATAAAAAGGATCAGGCCAATGACGCATTGAAAATGGATTTCATCACCAACAATATGCTGGAAAAGGTTCGCTCATCAGTGGATACGGCCATAGCCATAAATCCTTATTCCGAATTTAGCAAAACCGTGGTTTTTGGCGAAATAGCCTATGACCTGGAAAGGATTGGTGACCACTCCGGCATAATAGCTAATTTTACCATGCAGGAGTCTTATGAAGTGGATACTGAGATGATGGACTATCTAAAAGAAATGTATAAAACCTCAAAAAAGATGGTTAGCTGGTCCATGGATGCATTTTTAAATGAAAAACTGGATTTGAAAGAGGAAGTAATGAGTTGTGAGGATAAACTGCACCAGCTCCAGAAGAAAGCATTAAATTGTATAGCTACCCAGATGGCGGAAACACCTTTTGAAGATAAAGACCGTTCCACTTATTACCTTTCTTTATCCCGGGTGGTCAAAGCTTTTGAAAGGATTGGGGATATTTCAATTGAGATAATAGATACCGCAGGTGAATTTTATCATAATATTCCCCGAACTACTACTCCTGAAAGATTCAGAAGAAGAGAACAGAAAATTGAAAAAGCACGTAGAGAAGAGTAG
- a CDS encoding 2TM domain-containing protein: protein MEKEYEQARRKVKDLKDFYNHLFAYILVNVTLFIINLISTPGMWWFYWVTIFWGIGLLWHAFGFLNENKFLGKEWEDKKIEEYMKKEKK from the coding sequence ATGGAAAAAGAATATGAACAGGCCAGAAGAAAAGTAAAAGATTTAAAGGATTTTTATAATCATTTATTTGCTTATATACTGGTAAATGTGACCCTTTTTATAATAAATTTAATATCCACTCCCGGTATGTGGTGGTTTTATTGGGTTACCATATTCTGGGGAATAGGATTGCTGTGGCATGCATTTGGATTCCTTAATGAAAACAAATTTTTAGGAAAAGAGTGGGAAGATAAAAAAATTGAAGAGTATATGAAAAAGGAAAAAAAATAA
- a CDS encoding citryl-CoA lyase: MITEEILKSVFKPHNLKWRTAITKVEPNRLITRGYLQEELVGNTSFSDMVYLLVKGKMPSKSESKMLESVLVSFCDHGVTPPSTQSARIMASTGSPLHACMAGGLLAFGKNHAGAIENSMHLLQEGVARTPPEESLDDTARILVDEYMSRQEKIPGFGHRYHNADPRAPRLMELAREMECLGRHSELALSIESLLHKSKNIRMNIDGANAGILSDLGFDWRLGSGIFMIGRLPGILAHTYEEISRESPFRKFFHIEEIYYDGKE; this comes from the coding sequence ATGATAACAGAAGAAATACTAAAAAGTGTATTCAAACCACACAACCTTAAGTGGAGGACTGCTATTACCAAAGTGGAACCCAACCGGCTCATAACCAGGGGCTACTTACAGGAAGAACTGGTGGGTAACACTTCATTTTCAGATATGGTTTATTTACTAGTTAAGGGCAAAATGCCTTCTAAATCTGAATCAAAAATGTTAGAATCGGTTTTAGTATCCTTCTGTGATCATGGAGTTACACCACCCAGTACCCAATCCGCCAGGATAATGGCCTCCACCGGGTCGCCCCTGCATGCCTGCATGGCAGGTGGTTTACTGGCATTTGGAAAAAACCACGCAGGGGCTATTGAAAATTCCATGCATTTATTGCAGGAAGGGGTAGCGAGGACTCCGCCAGAAGAGTCCCTGGATGATACTGCCCGGATACTGGTGGATGAATATATGAGTCGTCAGGAAAAAATCCCTGGTTTTGGGCACCGTTATCATAATGCAGATCCAAGGGCTCCCCGACTTATGGAACTGGCCCGGGAAATGGAATGCCTGGGACGACACAGCGAATTAGCACTATCCATTGAATCATTATTGCATAAATCAAAAAATATAAGAATGAATATAGATGGAGCTAATGCCGGTATTCTTTCGGATTTAGGATTTGACTGGAGATTAGGAAGCGGTATATTTATGATTGGGCGCTTACCTGGAATTCTGGCCCATACCTATGAAGAAATTAGCAGGGAATCTCCTTTCCGGAAGTTCTTCCACATAGAAGAAATCTATTACGATGGAAAGGAATAA
- a CDS encoding phosphate ABC transporter substrate-binding protein: MDTKYIIGIIVAIIIIAGAFLAFGGGNSGGDTTIEVVGSTSVQPVAEKLAEEYMKSHPDVKINVQGGGSSVGIKSAQDGIADIGTSSKNLKDDEKQGLTDYLIAKDGIVVAVNDENSVSDLTLDQIKDIFSGKITNWNEVGGSDAPINVITREDGSGTLDAFKEIVMGKETEIKADAIVQSSTEAVKQSVAQDPNAIGFVSFAAMSDDVKALNIGGVEPTEATIADGSYEVQRPFFFITKGDAQGAVKEFIDWVLGPEGQEIVKSEKLIPAK, translated from the coding sequence TTGGACACCAAATACATAATTGGAATAATAGTTGCTATAATTATAATAGCCGGCGCATTTTTAGCGTTCGGAGGCGGAAATAGTGGAGGGGACACAACCATCGAGGTTGTGGGTTCAACTTCTGTTCAGCCTGTTGCAGAAAAATTAGCTGAAGAATATATGAAATCTCACCCTGATGTTAAGATAAATGTTCAGGGGGGCGGTTCCAGTGTGGGTATCAAGAGTGCTCAGGATGGAATTGCAGATATTGGAACTAGTTCCAAGAATTTAAAAGATGACGAAAAACAAGGCTTAACTGATTACCTGATTGCTAAAGATGGTATAGTGGTGGCAGTTAATGATGAAAACTCAGTCAGTGACTTAACCCTGGATCAGATAAAAGACATATTCAGTGGCAAAATCACCAACTGGAATGAAGTGGGTGGAAGTGATGCTCCCATTAATGTCATTACCCGTGAAGATGGTTCCGGTACCTTAGATGCATTTAAAGAAATAGTCATGGGAAAGGAAACTGAAATAAAAGCTGATGCTATTGTACAAAGTTCCACTGAAGCAGTAAAACAATCTGTTGCCCAGGATCCTAATGCTATTGGGTTTGTATCCTTTGCCGCTATGAGTGATGATGTAAAAGCACTAAATATTGGTGGAGTAGAACCTACTGAAGCAACCATTGCTGATGGTTCTTACGAAGTACAACGACCATTCTTCTTTATAACTAAAGGAGATGCTCAAGGTGCAGTTAAAGAATTTATTGACTGGGTATTAGGTCCGGAAGGACAAGAAATAGTTAAGAGTGAAAAATTAATACCTGCTAAATAA
- a CDS encoding phosphate ABC transporter substrate-binding protein: MDSKYKIGIIITIIILGTYFMVNPGSGHESIQIAGSTSVQPVAEKLAQEYMKSHPDVKINVQGGGSGLGIRSTQQEIIEIGTSSKKLNDHESKDLTEYIIGKEGIVVAVNNKNTVDDLTIDQIRDIFSGKISNWKEVGGSNQEIHVIVREEGSGTRTAFEDIVMDEEDISPEAIVQSSTEMVKQAVKQDPQAIGFVSLAHLGDDVKALMVGGIAPTEHSISKGTYPIQRPFIFLVKGEPEGSLKEFIRWIYSSEGQEVIRSEKIVPFIANVSDDS, encoded by the coding sequence ATGGACTCAAAGTATAAAATTGGTATAATAATAACTATAATCATCCTGGGCACTTATTTCATGGTCAATCCTGGATCTGGTCATGAAAGTATACAGATTGCAGGATCAACCTCAGTTCAACCGGTGGCAGAAAAATTAGCCCAGGAATATATGAAATCTCACCCTGATGTTAAGATAAATGTTCAGGGTGGGGGTTCTGGTCTGGGTATCAGAAGTACTCAACAGGAGATCATAGAAATTGGAACCAGTTCTAAAAAACTGAATGATCATGAAAGTAAAGATTTGACAGAATACATAATTGGTAAAGAAGGAATTGTAGTCGCAGTAAATAACAAAAATACGGTAGATGATCTGACTATTGATCAAATAAGGGATATTTTCAGTGGCAAGATTAGTAACTGGAAAGAAGTAGGTGGTTCTAATCAGGAGATACATGTGATTGTCCGGGAGGAAGGTTCCGGAACCCGAACTGCTTTTGAAGATATAGTTATGGATGAAGAGGATATCAGTCCCGAGGCCATAGTTCAAAGCTCAACTGAGATGGTTAAACAAGCGGTTAAGCAGGACCCTCAAGCCATAGGATTTGTATCTCTAGCTCATTTAGGAGATGATGTTAAAGCATTAATGGTTGGTGGAATAGCTCCTACAGAACATTCCATTTCCAAAGGCACCTACCCCATTCAAAGGCCATTTATTTTTTTGGTAAAAGGAGAACCGGAAGGCAGTTTGAAAGAGTTTATACGTTGGATTTACAGCAGCGAGGGCCAGGAAGTTATTCGTAGTGAAAAAATAGTGCCTTTTATTGCCAATGTGTCTGATGATTCTTAA
- the pstC gene encoding phosphate ABC transporter permease subunit PstC, whose product MMNNRLEEYLIEKGLFITAISSIIIILLIITFIFIEGFPAIESYGVLNFVFGSTWAPLKGDFGVLTMIVGTLGITFLALAMAVPLSLLCAIFMAEIAPSSMRRILKPVIETLAGIPSVVYGFFGLIILVPFMREQFGGTGFSMLTASVILTVMILPTIISVTVDSLRSVPYEYKEASLALGSTQWQTIRNVIFPAALPGVITGIILGMGRAIGETLAVIMVAGNVTQFPTSVMDPVRALTSNIALEMGYATGIHYNALFGTAIVLFFMIMILLVAANYLHYKKKVVIGGGYL is encoded by the coding sequence ATCATGAATAACCGTTTAGAGGAGTATTTAATAGAAAAAGGTCTGTTTATTACCGCCATATCCTCCATAATAATCATTTTGCTTATAATAACTTTTATATTCATTGAAGGATTTCCAGCAATAGAAAGTTATGGAGTTTTAAACTTTGTATTTGGATCAACCTGGGCTCCTCTAAAAGGAGATTTTGGTGTTTTAACCATGATTGTAGGAACTTTAGGGATTACCTTTTTGGCCCTAGCCATGGCAGTACCTCTTTCCCTTTTATGTGCTATTTTCATGGCCGAAATTGCCCCCTCCAGTATGAGAAGAATACTAAAACCAGTGATTGAAACCCTGGCCGGTATACCTTCGGTAGTTTATGGGTTTTTTGGGCTGATAATACTGGTACCCTTTATGAGAGAACAGTTCGGAGGCACAGGGTTTAGTATGCTTACTGCCTCGGTAATATTAACGGTAATGATTCTTCCTACCATTATCAGTGTTACAGTGGATTCTTTAAGGTCAGTACCCTATGAATATAAAGAAGCATCACTGGCTTTAGGTTCCACCCAATGGCAGACTATCCGGAATGTTATATTCCCTGCAGCCCTTCCTGGAGTAATCACCGGTATAATTTTAGGAATGGGCCGGGCCATAGGAGAAACTCTGGCAGTTATCATGGTAGCCGGAAATGTGACTCAATTTCCCACTTCCGTCATGGACCCGGTAAGAGCATTAACCTCTAATATAGCTCTTGAAATGGGCTATGCTACAGGTATTCATTATAATGCTTTATTTGGAACTGCAATAGTTTTATTTTTCATGATAATGATTCTTCTGGTGGCAGCTAATTACTTACACTACAAAAAGAAGGTGGTTATTGGGGGTGGATACCTGTGA
- the pstA gene encoding phosphate ABC transporter permease PstA, whose product MKTVFWASGILTIIILIIIIGYILLEGMKVINLEFLLSNPVDSGREGGIFPMIISSLYVTLISGLVAAPLGVGAAVYLTEYSREGHVIKLIRFGAETLASIPSIVFGLFGLSFFVVFLGLGWSVLSGGLVLALMALPTIFKVAEVSIDAVPESYREGSLALGSTKWQTVYRVVLPAAAPGITTGIILGMARSISEAAAILFAVGAAITVPISIFDPGRPLPLHLYIMATEGISLENAYGTAAVLVIIVLIITIVTNTLVERYQKKMMGR is encoded by the coding sequence ATGAAAACTGTTTTCTGGGCTTCTGGAATCCTAACCATAATCATATTGATTATTATAATTGGTTATATACTCCTGGAAGGAATGAAGGTAATAAATCTGGAATTTTTACTATCCAATCCAGTGGATTCGGGAAGAGAAGGTGGAATATTCCCTATGATTATTTCCAGTCTTTATGTGACTCTCATATCCGGACTGGTGGCTGCCCCCTTGGGGGTGGGGGCTGCAGTGTACCTCACCGAATACTCCCGGGAGGGCCATGTGATAAAACTGATAAGATTTGGTGCAGAAACCCTGGCATCCATACCTTCTATTGTTTTTGGTCTTTTTGGTCTTTCCTTTTTTGTGGTATTTCTGGGTTTAGGTTGGTCTGTGTTATCTGGAGGCCTTGTACTGGCATTAATGGCTTTACCCACCATATTTAAGGTTGCTGAAGTTTCCATTGATGCAGTACCTGAATCTTACAGGGAAGGCAGCCTGGCACTGGGATCCACCAAGTGGCAAACGGTATACCGGGTAGTATTACCTGCTGCTGCGCCGGGAATAACCACTGGTATAATTTTAGGAATGGCCAGATCAATTTCAGAAGCAGCAGCTATACTATTTGCGGTGGGGGCAGCCATTACAGTTCCCATATCTATTTTTGATCCAGGAAGACCTTTACCTCTACACCTTTATATAATGGCCACAGAAGGCATATCCCTGGAAAATGCATATGGAACCGCAGCGGTACTGGTTATAATTGTACTTATAATTACCATTGTAACCAATACCCTGGTTGAAAGATACCAGAAAAAGATGATGGGGCGTTAA
- the pstB gene encoding phosphate ABC transporter ATP-binding protein PstB encodes MNRIEVENLNVYFDEAHILKDVNIKIPNNTVTSLIGPSGCGKSTFIRTLNRMNDLISGFRKEGSIFLDGNEIYEPSVDVVELRKKVGMVFQKPNPFPKSIFDNVAYGLKVHGINDKDVVEERVEESLKSAALWEEVKDKLDKSAMGLSGGQQQRLCIARTIAIEPEVILMDEPCSALDPISTTKIEDLIHKLKKEYTIVIVTHNMQQATRVSKYTAFFLHGEIVESGRTEKLFMEPEDKRTEDYITGRFG; translated from the coding sequence ATGAATAGAATTGAAGTAGAAAATTTAAATGTTTACTTTGATGAAGCACACATTTTAAAGGATGTCAATATCAAAATACCTAATAATACAGTTACCTCCCTTATTGGACCTTCAGGATGTGGTAAATCCACTTTCATTAGAACTCTAAACCGGATGAATGATTTGATATCCGGGTTTCGTAAGGAAGGATCCATATTTTTAGATGGAAATGAAATTTATGAACCCAGTGTGGATGTAGTTGAACTTAGAAAAAAAGTAGGTATGGTATTTCAAAAGCCCAACCCCTTTCCTAAATCTATTTTCGATAATGTAGCTTATGGTCTGAAGGTACACGGCATAAATGATAAAGACGTGGTGGAAGAAAGGGTAGAAGAGAGCTTAAAATCCGCTGCACTCTGGGAAGAAGTTAAAGATAAACTGGATAAATCCGCCATGGGGCTTTCTGGAGGACAACAGCAAAGACTCTGTATAGCACGTACTATAGCCATAGAACCTGAAGTAATTTTGATGGATGAACCCTGTTCCGCCCTGGACCCTATTTCAACCACCAAAATTGAAGATCTCATTCATAAACTAAAAAAAGAGTACACAATTGTAATTGTAACCCACAATATGCAACAAGCTACCCGGGTTTCAAAATACACTGCTTTCTTTTTGCATGGAGAAATAGTGGAAAGTGGGCGCACTGAAAAATTATTCATGGAACCAGAAGATAAGCGGACTGAAGATTATATTACCGGCAGATTCGGGTGA
- a CDS encoding phosphate signaling complex PhoU family protein, translating to MFGVILDKKLSSLSGEVLDYGNQTVERIDYSVNSFIDENIIFAREIIEKTSQVNEASYRLEQECLKILGLHQPVGKDLRTGAALLRTAIELERINILAAYISRHAIDLKQKESKLHKPPHLLFMSQNVQGMLKDGMGALINKDIQLLKRCTKNYVTIQDLYNQMFAEYDEETSGLPTTYLMLVGRNLLSMGHHVMGMADRIAYMIVGKQVMHHKVFYNVLMK from the coding sequence ATGTTTGGGGTGATACTGGATAAGAAGCTATCTTCACTAAGTGGAGAGGTACTGGACTATGGAAACCAGACAGTTGAAAGAATAGATTATTCGGTTAACAGTTTTATAGATGAAAATATAATTTTCGCTCGTGAAATAATTGAAAAAACATCCCAGGTAAATGAAGCCAGTTACCGGTTGGAACAGGAATGCCTTAAGATACTGGGCCTGCATCAGCCAGTAGGAAAAGATTTACGAACCGGGGCTGCCTTATTAAGAACTGCCATAGAACTGGAGAGAATCAATATACTGGCTGCTTATATATCCCGTCACGCCATCGACCTTAAACAAAAAGAAAGCAAACTTCATAAACCTCCTCATTTACTCTTCATGTCACAAAACGTTCAGGGAATGTTAAAAGATGGAATGGGAGCTCTAATAAATAAGGATATACAGCTATTAAAAAGGTGTACTAAAAATTATGTCACTATACAGGATCTATATAATCAGATGTTTGCTGAATATGATGAGGAAACTTCTGGGCTTCCCACTACTTATCTAATGCTGGTTGGGAGAAATTTACTTAGTATGGGTCATCATGTTATGGGAATGGCCGATAGAATAGCCTATATGATTGTGGGAAAACAGGTAATGCATCACAAGGTGTTTTACAATGTTCTCATGAAATAA
- a CDS encoding DUF2226 domain-containing protein translates to MWLPANQPIETIQGNLNTSTFPHAGYIRILNPDDESVLFISQKLIIGAWTMDIVSFNEYYENHSMKRFKISSESKIEVYEVDKNFFNTLIELNEECKLSLPVDLDLLANDNEILDISSREEILSKYRIKEPSEDDLESLLSNYKFQED, encoded by the coding sequence ATGTGGCTCCCGGCAAACCAGCCAATAGAAACGATTCAGGGAAATCTTAATACTTCAACCTTTCCACATGCAGGATACATCCGAATCTTAAATCCGGATGATGAATCGGTATTATTCATAAGCCAGAAATTGATTATTGGAGCATGGACCATGGATATTGTCAGTTTTAATGAATATTATGAAAACCATTCTATGAAAAGATTTAAAATTTCATCTGAATCTAAAATAGAAGTCTATGAAGTTGATAAAAATTTTTTTAATACATTAATTGAATTAAATGAAGAATGCAAATTATCATTACCTGTTGACCTGGATTTACTGGCAAATGATAATGAAATATTAGATATATCATCTCGTGAAGAAATCTTATCTAAATACCGGATAAAAGAACCTTCTGAGGATGATTTAGAATCTTTATTAAGTAATTATAAATTTCAGGAGGATTAG
- the phoU gene encoding phosphate signaling complex protein PhoU yields MEKRYPRILFRKRLKELRKDVDSIGQLTINAHKNAVNTFANYDKKKVEEVIATTQEIDEMVFNLERKCISVIAAEQPVAGDLRFIEACIKVGSHLKRIGHLAANIANASEYIKDETIPHKPQEDLKHMADFVQMMLSKGIYAFLDQNMDMARELRHDDDKVDDLFDQSLEHITSSMFKDKDSISYLVHLLFVARYMERVADRAVSIGDRTIFMITCEKP; encoded by the coding sequence ATGGAAAAACGCTACCCCCGGATATTATTCCGTAAGAGACTTAAAGAATTGAGGAAAGATGTGGACAGTATAGGGCAACTAACCATTAATGCCCATAAAAATGCGGTGAATACCTTTGCCAACTATGATAAAAAGAAAGTGGAAGAAGTAATAGCCACCACTCAAGAAATTGATGAAATGGTTTTTAACCTGGAAAGGAAATGTATTAGTGTTATTGCGGCAGAACAACCTGTAGCTGGTGATTTGAGGTTCATAGAAGCATGTATTAAAGTAGGAAGCCACTTAAAAAGGATAGGTCATTTGGCAGCGAATATTGCCAATGCATCAGAATACATTAAAGATGAAACTATTCCTCATAAACCCCAGGAAGACCTGAAACACATGGCTGATTTTGTACAGATGATGCTCTCTAAAGGAATTTATGCCTTTTTAGATCAAAACATGGACATGGCCCGGGAATTAAGACACGATGATGACAAGGTAGATGATTTATTTGATCAGTCCCTGGAGCATATAACCAGCAGTATGTTCAAAGATAAGGATTCTATTTCTTATCTGGTGCACCTCTTATTTGTGGCACGTTACATGGAAAGGGTGGCAGATAGGGCAGTGAGTATCGGGGACAGGACTATCTTTATGATAACCTGTGAAAAACCCTGA
- a CDS encoding fumarate hydratase, with translation MITQKEIEETIFELFKEAVIKLPDDVKHALKKAYHDETTEMGKLNLKAILDNIKSAEEMEIPMCQDTGLPIIFVKLGNVPVENLIEGIREGVRKATHEIPLRPNVVHPFTRENTGDNTGENIPQVDVEIVDGDYLEFTVFPKGFGSENNNALKMALPGEGIEGVKKFVVDTVITAQGKPCPPVIVGVGIGGSSDLAMKMAKKALLGTVGKRHPDKKIASLEQEILKEINDSGIGPMGLGGNTTALDVKIKTAHTHTAGLPIGVCIQCWAGRHATKRLMP, from the coding sequence ATGATTACCCAAAAAGAGATAGAAGAAACCATATTTGAACTCTTTAAAGAAGCAGTCATTAAGCTTCCTGATGATGTTAAACATGCTTTAAAAAAGGCCTATCATGATGAAACCACCGAAATGGGAAAACTGAATCTAAAAGCAATTTTAGATAATATTAAATCTGCTGAGGAAATGGAAATACCCATGTGTCAGGATACTGGTTTACCTATAATTTTTGTAAAACTGGGCAATGTGCCGGTGGAAAACCTGATTGAAGGAATACGAGAGGGAGTAAGAAAAGCAACCCATGAAATTCCTTTAAGGCCCAATGTGGTGCATCCTTTTACTCGAGAAAATACGGGAGATAATACCGGTGAAAACATTCCCCAGGTGGATGTGGAGATAGTGGATGGGGATTATCTGGAATTTACCGTATTTCCCAAGGGTTTTGGTTCTGAAAATAATAATGCCCTTAAAATGGCCCTGCCCGGTGAAGGGATAGAAGGAGTAAAAAAATTTGTGGTGGATACCGTAATTACTGCCCAGGGAAAACCCTGCCCTCCGGTAATAGTAGGGGTGGGAATTGGTGGATCTTCTGATCTGGCCATGAAAATGGCTAAAAAAGCATTGTTAGGTACGGTGGGAAAGCGTCACCCGGATAAAAAAATAGCCTCCCTGGAACAGGAAATACTAAAAGAAATTAATGATTCCGGAATTGGTCCCATGGGTTTAGGGGGAAATACAACTGCACTGGATGTAAAAATCAAAACGGCCCATACACATACTGCAGGGCTCCCTATTGGAGTATGTATTCAGTGTTGGGCCGGAAGGCATGCTACTAAAAGATTGATGCCTTAA
- a CDS encoding 4Fe-4S dicluster domain-containing protein yields MKELVSRPELCNECMKCERNCPQNAIRVINGVPIFCMHCAPEKAPCLNICPEEAITEADGAIVILEDKCIGCGLCRDACPIGAVTMDEKGIASKCDLCIDLEEPCCVLSCPTKALLVDSEKIISEKREKITQELERLKGIMKH; encoded by the coding sequence ATGAAAGAATTAGTTTCAAGGCCAGAATTATGTAACGAATGCATGAAATGTGAGCGTAATTGCCCTCAAAATGCCATTAGAGTTATCAATGGTGTGCCTATCTTTTGCATGCATTGTGCTCCTGAAAAAGCACCCTGCCTGAATATATGTCCCGAAGAAGCTATAACTGAAGCAGATGGAGCCATAGTAATTCTGGAAGATAAATGTATTGGTTGTGGACTTTGCCGTGATGCCTGTCCCATAGGGGCAGTAACCATGGATGAAAAGGGCATAGCAAGTAAATGTGACCTTTGTATTGATCTAGAAGAACCATGCTGCGTTTTAAGTTGTCCTACTAAGGCCTTACTTGTTGATTCTGAAAAAATAATCTCAGAAAAACGAGAGAAAATTACTCAGGAATTAGAGCGTCTAAAAGGCATTATGAAGCATTAA
- a CDS encoding 4Fe-4S dicluster domain-containing protein: MDKLIIQPDLCDGCMDCEEACAKLHGASRIMIREIGGAYYPIICQQCEDAPCKTICPTDAIQDKDVLPEKCIGCGLCMLVCPFGAVVMEDRKAQKCHQCPDLDTPACIKACSQRAISIIDTEKLKIEKQEQHIAKMSGIGKKTKKGSDIMTLLTAKSRAKKVFQ, encoded by the coding sequence TTGGATAAATTAATAATTCAACCCGATTTATGTGATGGATGTATGGACTGTGAAGAAGCATGTGCAAAACTTCACGGAGCATCCAGAATAATGATTCGGGAAATAGGAGGAGCTTACTATCCTATAATTTGTCAACAATGCGAGGATGCTCCCTGTAAAACTATATGCCCTACTGATGCCATTCAAGACAAGGACGTATTACCTGAAAAATGTATTGGCTGTGGGCTGTGCATGTTAGTATGTCCCTTTGGTGCAGTGGTAATGGAAGATCGCAAAGCACAAAAATGTCACCAGTGTCCTGATCTGGATACCCCGGCATGTATAAAAGCATGTTCCCAGAGAGCTATTTCTATTATAGATACAGAAAAGCTTAAGATTGAAAAACAAGAACAACACATTGCTAAGATGTCTGGAATTGGTAAAAAAACTAAAAAGGGTTCGGATATTATGACCCTGTTAACTGCCAAATCCCGGGCAAAGAAAGTATTCCAATAG